In Ptiloglossa arizonensis isolate GNS036 chromosome 6, iyPtiAriz1_principal, whole genome shotgun sequence, a single window of DNA contains:
- the Aplip1 gene encoding JNK-interacting protein Aplip1 isoform X2, whose protein sequence is MADTEFEEFRHYFERLPQHLKAPLSNYTLVHDVTIDDSPTSSQGSDADVGRPCNEVAGDSEDEDVVVIHRHDNQSGHTSGDDSEDLDHNCSIVADSDFSLFGGLSSRGRSAGVGGPGPGGGITSGSGNDGRDSVVSDVGDSCSSLNSWPTPEHVPSNRPGSGNTERRRRRLPEIPKTKKCLPIGQMSMQSSSSLADELNAVNGSTSTRPHLVLRKCHSRLRHEDSSPDSERMATDSGHSTAHSPENGPKSVSPIPCNTLQNTDSVSPSSTPDQLTISCYFEGSGGVPFTQLELLEATHRGLHKFVPRHHDEIDLEIGDPIYVQKEADDLWCEGVNLRTGRQGIFPSAYAVDMDYSDFDPSAPKVKRERYLLGYLGSVETLAHKGTSVVCQAVRRIVGNSQESPVSQSCILEVSDQGLRMVDRSKPRKSQGPCHDYFYSLKNVSFCAFHPRDHRYLGFITKHPTLQRFACHVFIGQESTRPVAEAVGRAFHRFYTKFIETAFPIEDIYIE, encoded by the exons GCTCGTTCACGATGTCACGATAGACGATTCGCCGACATCGTCGCAGGGTAGCGACGCGGATGTCGGTAGACCTTGCAACGAAGTCGCTGGCGACTCCGAGGACGAGGATGTGGTGGTGATTCATCGACACGATAACCAGAGCGGCCATACCTCCGGGGACGATAGCGAGGATCTCGATCACAACTGCTCCATTGTCGCCGATAGCGACTTTAG CTTGTTCGGTGGACTGAGCAGCAGGGGTCGATCGGCAGGCGTCGGTGGACCTGGTCCCGGTGGAGGTATCACTTCCGGATCCGGTAACGACGGCAGAGACAGCGTCGTCAGCGATGTGGGCGACTCCTGTTCGAGCTTGAACTCCTGGCCAACGCCAGAACACGTGCCATCGAATCGTCCAGGAAGCGGCAACACCGAGCGCAGACGACGAAGATTACCGGAGATCCCTAAAACgaaaaaat GTCTGCCTATCGGTCAGATGTCTATGCAGTCTTCGTCGTCTCTGGCGGACGAACTGAACGCAGTCAACGGTTCGACATCCACCAGACCGCATTTGGTGTTGCGAAAATGCCACTCGAGGCTGCGCCACGAGGACAGTTCGCCAGACAGCGAGCGTATGGCCACCGACAGTGGCCACTCTACCGCGCACTCGCCAGAAAACGGACCGAAAAGTGTGTCTCCGATACCGTGCAATACCCTGCAAAACACGGACTCCGTTTCACCGAGCAGTACACCAG ACCAATTAACGATCTCGTGTTACTTCGAAGGAAGCGGTGGTGTGCCGTTCACTCAATTGGAGCTACTCGAGGCGACGCATCGAGGATTGCACAAATTCGTGCCTCGACACCACGACGAGATCGATCTCGAAATCGGTGATCCTATTTACGTACAGAAAGAGGCTGATGATTTGTGGTGCGAAG GCGTGAACCTGAGAACCGGTCGTCAAGGTATCTTCCCTTCGGCTTACGCGGTCGACATGGACTACAGTGATTTCGATCCCTCGGCGCCGAAGGTGAAGAGAGAGCGATACCTTCTCGGTTACTTGGGATCTGTCGAGACCTTGGCGCACAAAGGTACCAGTGTCGTTTGCCAAGCTGTTCGAAGAATCGTCGGGAACTCCCAAGAGTCGCCAGTCTCCCAGAGCTGTATCCTGGAGGTGTCCGATCAGGGTCTTCGAATGGTCGACAGGAGTAAACCACGG AAAAGTCAGGGACCTTGCCACGATTATTTCTACTCGCTTAAGAACGTCTCCTTTTGCGCGTTTCATCCCCGCGATCATCGTTACCTCGGCTTCATCACGAAGCACCCTACCTTGCAAAGGTTCGCTTGCCACGTGTTCATTGGTCAAGAATCCACAAGGCCCGTTGCCGAAGCCGTCGG GCGTGCTTTCCATCGGTTCTACACGAAGTTCATCGAGACTGCTTTCCCAATAGAGGATATCTATATCGAATAG
- the Aplip1 gene encoding JNK-interacting protein Aplip1 isoform X1, whose product MADTEFEEFRHYFERLPQHLKAPLSNYTLVHDVTIDDSPTSSQGSDADVGRPCNEVAGDSEDEDVVVIHRHDNQSGHTSGDDSEDLDHNCSIVADSDFRLVTSLFGGLSSRGRSAGVGGPGPGGGITSGSGNDGRDSVVSDVGDSCSSLNSWPTPEHVPSNRPGSGNTERRRRRLPEIPKTKKCLPIGQMSMQSSSSLADELNAVNGSTSTRPHLVLRKCHSRLRHEDSSPDSERMATDSGHSTAHSPENGPKSVSPIPCNTLQNTDSVSPSSTPDQLTISCYFEGSGGVPFTQLELLEATHRGLHKFVPRHHDEIDLEIGDPIYVQKEADDLWCEGVNLRTGRQGIFPSAYAVDMDYSDFDPSAPKVKRERYLLGYLGSVETLAHKGTSVVCQAVRRIVGNSQESPVSQSCILEVSDQGLRMVDRSKPRKSQGPCHDYFYSLKNVSFCAFHPRDHRYLGFITKHPTLQRFACHVFIGQESTRPVAEAVGRAFHRFYTKFIETAFPIEDIYIE is encoded by the exons GCTCGTTCACGATGTCACGATAGACGATTCGCCGACATCGTCGCAGGGTAGCGACGCGGATGTCGGTAGACCTTGCAACGAAGTCGCTGGCGACTCCGAGGACGAGGATGTGGTGGTGATTCATCGACACGATAACCAGAGCGGCCATACCTCCGGGGACGATAGCGAGGATCTCGATCACAACTGCTCCATTGTCGCCGATAGCGACTTTAGGTTGGTAACATC CTTGTTCGGTGGACTGAGCAGCAGGGGTCGATCGGCAGGCGTCGGTGGACCTGGTCCCGGTGGAGGTATCACTTCCGGATCCGGTAACGACGGCAGAGACAGCGTCGTCAGCGATGTGGGCGACTCCTGTTCGAGCTTGAACTCCTGGCCAACGCCAGAACACGTGCCATCGAATCGTCCAGGAAGCGGCAACACCGAGCGCAGACGACGAAGATTACCGGAGATCCCTAAAACgaaaaaat GTCTGCCTATCGGTCAGATGTCTATGCAGTCTTCGTCGTCTCTGGCGGACGAACTGAACGCAGTCAACGGTTCGACATCCACCAGACCGCATTTGGTGTTGCGAAAATGCCACTCGAGGCTGCGCCACGAGGACAGTTCGCCAGACAGCGAGCGTATGGCCACCGACAGTGGCCACTCTACCGCGCACTCGCCAGAAAACGGACCGAAAAGTGTGTCTCCGATACCGTGCAATACCCTGCAAAACACGGACTCCGTTTCACCGAGCAGTACACCAG ACCAATTAACGATCTCGTGTTACTTCGAAGGAAGCGGTGGTGTGCCGTTCACTCAATTGGAGCTACTCGAGGCGACGCATCGAGGATTGCACAAATTCGTGCCTCGACACCACGACGAGATCGATCTCGAAATCGGTGATCCTATTTACGTACAGAAAGAGGCTGATGATTTGTGGTGCGAAG GCGTGAACCTGAGAACCGGTCGTCAAGGTATCTTCCCTTCGGCTTACGCGGTCGACATGGACTACAGTGATTTCGATCCCTCGGCGCCGAAGGTGAAGAGAGAGCGATACCTTCTCGGTTACTTGGGATCTGTCGAGACCTTGGCGCACAAAGGTACCAGTGTCGTTTGCCAAGCTGTTCGAAGAATCGTCGGGAACTCCCAAGAGTCGCCAGTCTCCCAGAGCTGTATCCTGGAGGTGTCCGATCAGGGTCTTCGAATGGTCGACAGGAGTAAACCACGG AAAAGTCAGGGACCTTGCCACGATTATTTCTACTCGCTTAAGAACGTCTCCTTTTGCGCGTTTCATCCCCGCGATCATCGTTACCTCGGCTTCATCACGAAGCACCCTACCTTGCAAAGGTTCGCTTGCCACGTGTTCATTGGTCAAGAATCCACAAGGCCCGTTGCCGAAGCCGTCGG GCGTGCTTTCCATCGGTTCTACACGAAGTTCATCGAGACTGCTTTCCCAATAGAGGATATCTATATCGAATAG
- the Aplip1 gene encoding JNK-interacting protein Aplip1 isoform X4 codes for MADTEFEEFRHYFERLPQHLKAPLSNYTLVHDVTIDDSPTSSQGSDADVGRPCNEVAGDSEDEDVVVIHRHDNQSGHTSGDDSEDLDHNCSIVADSDFRLVTSLFGGLSSRGRSAGVGGPGPGGGITSGSGNDGRDSVVSDVGDSCSSLNSWPTPEHVPSNRPGSGNTERRRRRLPEIPKTKKCLPIGQMSMQSSSSLADELNAVNGSTSTRPHLVLRKCHSRLRHEDSSPDSERMATDSGHSTAHSPENGPKSVSPIPCNTLQNTDSVSPSSTPGSGGVPFTQLELLEATHRGLHKFVPRHHDEIDLEIGDPIYVQKEADDLWCEGVNLRTGRQGIFPSAYAVDMDYSDFDPSAPKVKRERYLLGYLGSVETLAHKGTSVVCQAVRRIVGNSQESPVSQSCILEVSDQGLRMVDRSKPRKSQGPCHDYFYSLKNVSFCAFHPRDHRYLGFITKHPTLQRFACHVFIGQESTRPVAEAVGRAFHRFYTKFIETAFPIEDIYIE; via the exons GCTCGTTCACGATGTCACGATAGACGATTCGCCGACATCGTCGCAGGGTAGCGACGCGGATGTCGGTAGACCTTGCAACGAAGTCGCTGGCGACTCCGAGGACGAGGATGTGGTGGTGATTCATCGACACGATAACCAGAGCGGCCATACCTCCGGGGACGATAGCGAGGATCTCGATCACAACTGCTCCATTGTCGCCGATAGCGACTTTAGGTTGGTAACATC CTTGTTCGGTGGACTGAGCAGCAGGGGTCGATCGGCAGGCGTCGGTGGACCTGGTCCCGGTGGAGGTATCACTTCCGGATCCGGTAACGACGGCAGAGACAGCGTCGTCAGCGATGTGGGCGACTCCTGTTCGAGCTTGAACTCCTGGCCAACGCCAGAACACGTGCCATCGAATCGTCCAGGAAGCGGCAACACCGAGCGCAGACGACGAAGATTACCGGAGATCCCTAAAACgaaaaaat GTCTGCCTATCGGTCAGATGTCTATGCAGTCTTCGTCGTCTCTGGCGGACGAACTGAACGCAGTCAACGGTTCGACATCCACCAGACCGCATTTGGTGTTGCGAAAATGCCACTCGAGGCTGCGCCACGAGGACAGTTCGCCAGACAGCGAGCGTATGGCCACCGACAGTGGCCACTCTACCGCGCACTCGCCAGAAAACGGACCGAAAAGTGTGTCTCCGATACCGTGCAATACCCTGCAAAACACGGACTCCGTTTCACCGAGCAGTACACCAG GAAGCGGTGGTGTGCCGTTCACTCAATTGGAGCTACTCGAGGCGACGCATCGAGGATTGCACAAATTCGTGCCTCGACACCACGACGAGATCGATCTCGAAATCGGTGATCCTATTTACGTACAGAAAGAGGCTGATGATTTGTGGTGCGAAG GCGTGAACCTGAGAACCGGTCGTCAAGGTATCTTCCCTTCGGCTTACGCGGTCGACATGGACTACAGTGATTTCGATCCCTCGGCGCCGAAGGTGAAGAGAGAGCGATACCTTCTCGGTTACTTGGGATCTGTCGAGACCTTGGCGCACAAAGGTACCAGTGTCGTTTGCCAAGCTGTTCGAAGAATCGTCGGGAACTCCCAAGAGTCGCCAGTCTCCCAGAGCTGTATCCTGGAGGTGTCCGATCAGGGTCTTCGAATGGTCGACAGGAGTAAACCACGG AAAAGTCAGGGACCTTGCCACGATTATTTCTACTCGCTTAAGAACGTCTCCTTTTGCGCGTTTCATCCCCGCGATCATCGTTACCTCGGCTTCATCACGAAGCACCCTACCTTGCAAAGGTTCGCTTGCCACGTGTTCATTGGTCAAGAATCCACAAGGCCCGTTGCCGAAGCCGTCGG GCGTGCTTTCCATCGGTTCTACACGAAGTTCATCGAGACTGCTTTCCCAATAGAGGATATCTATATCGAATAG
- the Aplip1 gene encoding JNK-interacting protein Aplip1 isoform X5, with product MADTEFEEFRHYFERLPQHLKAPLSNYTLVHDVTIDDSPTSSQGSDADVGRPCNEVAGDSEDEDVVVIHRHDNQSGHTSGDDSEDLDHNCSIVADSDFSRGRSAGVGGPGPGGGITSGSGNDGRDSVVSDVGDSCSSLNSWPTPEHVPSNRPGSGNTERRRRRLPEIPKTKKCLPIGQMSMQSSSSLADELNAVNGSTSTRPHLVLRKCHSRLRHEDSSPDSERMATDSGHSTAHSPENGPKSVSPIPCNTLQNTDSVSPSSTPDQLTISCYFEGSGGVPFTQLELLEATHRGLHKFVPRHHDEIDLEIGDPIYVQKEADDLWCEGVNLRTGRQGIFPSAYAVDMDYSDFDPSAPKVKRERYLLGYLGSVETLAHKGTSVVCQAVRRIVGNSQESPVSQSCILEVSDQGLRMVDRSKPRKSQGPCHDYFYSLKNVSFCAFHPRDHRYLGFITKHPTLQRFACHVFIGQESTRPVAEAVGRAFHRFYTKFIETAFPIEDIYIE from the exons GCTCGTTCACGATGTCACGATAGACGATTCGCCGACATCGTCGCAGGGTAGCGACGCGGATGTCGGTAGACCTTGCAACGAAGTCGCTGGCGACTCCGAGGACGAGGATGTGGTGGTGATTCATCGACACGATAACCAGAGCGGCCATACCTCCGGGGACGATAGCGAGGATCTCGATCACAACTGCTCCATTGTCGCCGATAGCGACTTTAG CAGGGGTCGATCGGCAGGCGTCGGTGGACCTGGTCCCGGTGGAGGTATCACTTCCGGATCCGGTAACGACGGCAGAGACAGCGTCGTCAGCGATGTGGGCGACTCCTGTTCGAGCTTGAACTCCTGGCCAACGCCAGAACACGTGCCATCGAATCGTCCAGGAAGCGGCAACACCGAGCGCAGACGACGAAGATTACCGGAGATCCCTAAAACgaaaaaat GTCTGCCTATCGGTCAGATGTCTATGCAGTCTTCGTCGTCTCTGGCGGACGAACTGAACGCAGTCAACGGTTCGACATCCACCAGACCGCATTTGGTGTTGCGAAAATGCCACTCGAGGCTGCGCCACGAGGACAGTTCGCCAGACAGCGAGCGTATGGCCACCGACAGTGGCCACTCTACCGCGCACTCGCCAGAAAACGGACCGAAAAGTGTGTCTCCGATACCGTGCAATACCCTGCAAAACACGGACTCCGTTTCACCGAGCAGTACACCAG ACCAATTAACGATCTCGTGTTACTTCGAAGGAAGCGGTGGTGTGCCGTTCACTCAATTGGAGCTACTCGAGGCGACGCATCGAGGATTGCACAAATTCGTGCCTCGACACCACGACGAGATCGATCTCGAAATCGGTGATCCTATTTACGTACAGAAAGAGGCTGATGATTTGTGGTGCGAAG GCGTGAACCTGAGAACCGGTCGTCAAGGTATCTTCCCTTCGGCTTACGCGGTCGACATGGACTACAGTGATTTCGATCCCTCGGCGCCGAAGGTGAAGAGAGAGCGATACCTTCTCGGTTACTTGGGATCTGTCGAGACCTTGGCGCACAAAGGTACCAGTGTCGTTTGCCAAGCTGTTCGAAGAATCGTCGGGAACTCCCAAGAGTCGCCAGTCTCCCAGAGCTGTATCCTGGAGGTGTCCGATCAGGGTCTTCGAATGGTCGACAGGAGTAAACCACGG AAAAGTCAGGGACCTTGCCACGATTATTTCTACTCGCTTAAGAACGTCTCCTTTTGCGCGTTTCATCCCCGCGATCATCGTTACCTCGGCTTCATCACGAAGCACCCTACCTTGCAAAGGTTCGCTTGCCACGTGTTCATTGGTCAAGAATCCACAAGGCCCGTTGCCGAAGCCGTCGG GCGTGCTTTCCATCGGTTCTACACGAAGTTCATCGAGACTGCTTTCCCAATAGAGGATATCTATATCGAATAG
- the Aplip1 gene encoding JNK-interacting protein Aplip1 isoform X3, protein MADTEFEEFRHYFERLPQHLKAPLSNYTLVHDVTIDDSPTSSQGSDADVGRPCNEVAGDSEDEDVVVIHRHDNQSGHTSGDDSEDLDHNCSIVADSDFRLVTSRGRSAGVGGPGPGGGITSGSGNDGRDSVVSDVGDSCSSLNSWPTPEHVPSNRPGSGNTERRRRRLPEIPKTKKCLPIGQMSMQSSSSLADELNAVNGSTSTRPHLVLRKCHSRLRHEDSSPDSERMATDSGHSTAHSPENGPKSVSPIPCNTLQNTDSVSPSSTPDQLTISCYFEGSGGVPFTQLELLEATHRGLHKFVPRHHDEIDLEIGDPIYVQKEADDLWCEGVNLRTGRQGIFPSAYAVDMDYSDFDPSAPKVKRERYLLGYLGSVETLAHKGTSVVCQAVRRIVGNSQESPVSQSCILEVSDQGLRMVDRSKPRKSQGPCHDYFYSLKNVSFCAFHPRDHRYLGFITKHPTLQRFACHVFIGQESTRPVAEAVGRAFHRFYTKFIETAFPIEDIYIE, encoded by the exons GCTCGTTCACGATGTCACGATAGACGATTCGCCGACATCGTCGCAGGGTAGCGACGCGGATGTCGGTAGACCTTGCAACGAAGTCGCTGGCGACTCCGAGGACGAGGATGTGGTGGTGATTCATCGACACGATAACCAGAGCGGCCATACCTCCGGGGACGATAGCGAGGATCTCGATCACAACTGCTCCATTGTCGCCGATAGCGACTTTAGGTTGGTAACATC CAGGGGTCGATCGGCAGGCGTCGGTGGACCTGGTCCCGGTGGAGGTATCACTTCCGGATCCGGTAACGACGGCAGAGACAGCGTCGTCAGCGATGTGGGCGACTCCTGTTCGAGCTTGAACTCCTGGCCAACGCCAGAACACGTGCCATCGAATCGTCCAGGAAGCGGCAACACCGAGCGCAGACGACGAAGATTACCGGAGATCCCTAAAACgaaaaaat GTCTGCCTATCGGTCAGATGTCTATGCAGTCTTCGTCGTCTCTGGCGGACGAACTGAACGCAGTCAACGGTTCGACATCCACCAGACCGCATTTGGTGTTGCGAAAATGCCACTCGAGGCTGCGCCACGAGGACAGTTCGCCAGACAGCGAGCGTATGGCCACCGACAGTGGCCACTCTACCGCGCACTCGCCAGAAAACGGACCGAAAAGTGTGTCTCCGATACCGTGCAATACCCTGCAAAACACGGACTCCGTTTCACCGAGCAGTACACCAG ACCAATTAACGATCTCGTGTTACTTCGAAGGAAGCGGTGGTGTGCCGTTCACTCAATTGGAGCTACTCGAGGCGACGCATCGAGGATTGCACAAATTCGTGCCTCGACACCACGACGAGATCGATCTCGAAATCGGTGATCCTATTTACGTACAGAAAGAGGCTGATGATTTGTGGTGCGAAG GCGTGAACCTGAGAACCGGTCGTCAAGGTATCTTCCCTTCGGCTTACGCGGTCGACATGGACTACAGTGATTTCGATCCCTCGGCGCCGAAGGTGAAGAGAGAGCGATACCTTCTCGGTTACTTGGGATCTGTCGAGACCTTGGCGCACAAAGGTACCAGTGTCGTTTGCCAAGCTGTTCGAAGAATCGTCGGGAACTCCCAAGAGTCGCCAGTCTCCCAGAGCTGTATCCTGGAGGTGTCCGATCAGGGTCTTCGAATGGTCGACAGGAGTAAACCACGG AAAAGTCAGGGACCTTGCCACGATTATTTCTACTCGCTTAAGAACGTCTCCTTTTGCGCGTTTCATCCCCGCGATCATCGTTACCTCGGCTTCATCACGAAGCACCCTACCTTGCAAAGGTTCGCTTGCCACGTGTTCATTGGTCAAGAATCCACAAGGCCCGTTGCCGAAGCCGTCGG GCGTGCTTTCCATCGGTTCTACACGAAGTTCATCGAGACTGCTTTCCCAATAGAGGATATCTATATCGAATAG
- the Aplip1 gene encoding JNK-interacting protein Aplip1 isoform X6: MADTEFEEFRHYFERLPQHLKAPLSNYTLVHDVTIDDSPTSSQGSDADVGRPCNEVAGDSEDEDVVVIHRHDNQSGHTSGDDSEDLDHNCSIVADSDFSLFGGLSSRGRSAGVGGPGPGGGITSGSGNDGRDSVVSDVGDSCSSLNSWPTPEHVPSNRPGSGNTERRRRRLPEIPKTKKCLPIGQMSMQSSSSLADELNAVNGSTSTRPHLVLRKCHSRLRHEDSSPDSERMATDSGHSTAHSPENGPKSVSPIPCNTLQNTDSVSPSSTPGSGGVPFTQLELLEATHRGLHKFVPRHHDEIDLEIGDPIYVQKEADDLWCEGVNLRTGRQGIFPSAYAVDMDYSDFDPSAPKVKRERYLLGYLGSVETLAHKGTSVVCQAVRRIVGNSQESPVSQSCILEVSDQGLRMVDRSKPRKSQGPCHDYFYSLKNVSFCAFHPRDHRYLGFITKHPTLQRFACHVFIGQESTRPVAEAVGRAFHRFYTKFIETAFPIEDIYIE, translated from the exons GCTCGTTCACGATGTCACGATAGACGATTCGCCGACATCGTCGCAGGGTAGCGACGCGGATGTCGGTAGACCTTGCAACGAAGTCGCTGGCGACTCCGAGGACGAGGATGTGGTGGTGATTCATCGACACGATAACCAGAGCGGCCATACCTCCGGGGACGATAGCGAGGATCTCGATCACAACTGCTCCATTGTCGCCGATAGCGACTTTAG CTTGTTCGGTGGACTGAGCAGCAGGGGTCGATCGGCAGGCGTCGGTGGACCTGGTCCCGGTGGAGGTATCACTTCCGGATCCGGTAACGACGGCAGAGACAGCGTCGTCAGCGATGTGGGCGACTCCTGTTCGAGCTTGAACTCCTGGCCAACGCCAGAACACGTGCCATCGAATCGTCCAGGAAGCGGCAACACCGAGCGCAGACGACGAAGATTACCGGAGATCCCTAAAACgaaaaaat GTCTGCCTATCGGTCAGATGTCTATGCAGTCTTCGTCGTCTCTGGCGGACGAACTGAACGCAGTCAACGGTTCGACATCCACCAGACCGCATTTGGTGTTGCGAAAATGCCACTCGAGGCTGCGCCACGAGGACAGTTCGCCAGACAGCGAGCGTATGGCCACCGACAGTGGCCACTCTACCGCGCACTCGCCAGAAAACGGACCGAAAAGTGTGTCTCCGATACCGTGCAATACCCTGCAAAACACGGACTCCGTTTCACCGAGCAGTACACCAG GAAGCGGTGGTGTGCCGTTCACTCAATTGGAGCTACTCGAGGCGACGCATCGAGGATTGCACAAATTCGTGCCTCGACACCACGACGAGATCGATCTCGAAATCGGTGATCCTATTTACGTACAGAAAGAGGCTGATGATTTGTGGTGCGAAG GCGTGAACCTGAGAACCGGTCGTCAAGGTATCTTCCCTTCGGCTTACGCGGTCGACATGGACTACAGTGATTTCGATCCCTCGGCGCCGAAGGTGAAGAGAGAGCGATACCTTCTCGGTTACTTGGGATCTGTCGAGACCTTGGCGCACAAAGGTACCAGTGTCGTTTGCCAAGCTGTTCGAAGAATCGTCGGGAACTCCCAAGAGTCGCCAGTCTCCCAGAGCTGTATCCTGGAGGTGTCCGATCAGGGTCTTCGAATGGTCGACAGGAGTAAACCACGG AAAAGTCAGGGACCTTGCCACGATTATTTCTACTCGCTTAAGAACGTCTCCTTTTGCGCGTTTCATCCCCGCGATCATCGTTACCTCGGCTTCATCACGAAGCACCCTACCTTGCAAAGGTTCGCTTGCCACGTGTTCATTGGTCAAGAATCCACAAGGCCCGTTGCCGAAGCCGTCGG GCGTGCTTTCCATCGGTTCTACACGAAGTTCATCGAGACTGCTTTCCCAATAGAGGATATCTATATCGAATAG